The stretch of DNA AACCGATAACAGCAAAGCTGAAAGTACTGGTTATACAGTTGAGCATGCAATGGGATCAACTTCGATTGAGAAAACACCTGAAAGAGTCGTGATCTTGACAAGTGAAGGTACGGAAGCTCTTTTAGAACTAGGAGTAAAGCCGGTGGGTGCTGTAAAGCCTAATACACAAGATACTTTCTATGATCATGTTGCAGACAAGCTGAAAGATGTGAAGATTGTCGGAACAGAGCTTGAGGTAAATGTTGAAGCAGTAGCAGCTTTAAAGCCAGACTTAATTATTGGTAACAAAATGCGTCATGAAAAAATTTATGACCAATTGAACTCTATTGCTCCTACTGTCTTTGCAGAGACACTTCGCGGCAACTGGAAAGAAAACTTTGAACTATATGCAAAAGCTGTAAATAAAGAAGAAAAAGGAAAAGAAGTTATTGCCGCCTATGATGCACGCATCAATGATTTGAAGGAAATGTTAGGTGACAAGGTTAATACAAAAATTTCAATGGTACGTTTCATGCCAGGAGATGTGCGTATTTATCAGAAAGATACATTTTCTGGTGTAATATTGGATCAGCTTGGTTTCCAACGACCTGATAGCCAAAATGTAGATGAATTCGCGATTAGAAATTTAACAAAAGAACAAATTCCTTTGATGGATGGAGATGTACTCTTCTATTTTACATATGAAACGGGTGATGGAGAAGCAACCCAAATTGAAAAAGACTGGTTAGAGGATCCATTATTCCAAAAGCTTGAAGTTGCTCAAAAAGGAAATGTTCACAAAGTAGATGACGTTATTTGGAATACAGCAGGCGGTGTTATTGCTGCAAATTTAATGCTTGATGATATTGAGGAATTTTTCCTTAAATAAAGTGAAACTTCCATCAGTGAGGGTTTTTCGACGCACAGGACGTGCTAGTGCCGACGTTGCCACAGGACGTGGCGTTCTTAGTCGGCCTTCATCCCCCACTGATGGTTAGTTGCGGCCCACAGGAAGTGGGTCACACAGACGTTGCCACACGATGTGGCGCTTTTAGTCTGTGTTCATTTTACGGGCATTTACGGGCAGTTGATCCCCCACTTACTCTTCTTTGCATACGCGAATCCTTGAAGTGGGGGTCTTACTGCCCGTTAATCTGCGATAAATTTCTATATTTCGGTGCTCCTTACCCCTTTTGGAGCCAGATCCCTCCCTACTAAAGAATCCGTATTAAAATACGGATTCTTTTTATTTATGGCTGTGTTAAAGCTCTGTGTTGAAAATGCTATTTTGTTGTTGATTGCAACGGAGGGCGCGAGATCCTCAAAAATGCATTC from Cytobacillus dafuensis encodes:
- a CDS encoding ABC transporter substrate-binding protein, whose product is MKNLKKLLPVLFMMMIFALTACSNSEEEKTSKSETDNSKAESTGYTVEHAMGSTSIEKTPERVVILTSEGTEALLELGVKPVGAVKPNTQDTFYDHVADKLKDVKIVGTELEVNVEAVAALKPDLIIGNKMRHEKIYDQLNSIAPTVFAETLRGNWKENFELYAKAVNKEEKGKEVIAAYDARINDLKEMLGDKVNTKISMVRFMPGDVRIYQKDTFSGVILDQLGFQRPDSQNVDEFAIRNLTKEQIPLMDGDVLFYFTYETGDGEATQIEKDWLEDPLFQKLEVAQKGNVHKVDDVIWNTAGGVIAANLMLDDIEEFFLK